The sequence GCGGCGCGGGCCGAGGCGGGGGAGAGGAAGTGCGCTCGGTAGGCCATGGAGCCGTGGCGGCAGGCGGACACGCAGTCGCCGCACAGGGTGCAGGACAGCCCCGGGCGGCGGCTGGCGATGTCGTAAGGCTCAAGCGCGCCGTAACGGCAGGCCTTGGCGCAGCGGCCACAGGCGGTGCAGTTTTCGTCCATGGCCATGCGCCAGGGGGAGAGTTTGCCCAGCAGGTTCCCGGCCAGTCCCATGGGACAGTAGGTGGAACAGTGCACCATGGCCCCGCGCCTGCGCGAGGCAAAGAGCATGACGCCCACTCCGGCCAGGCCGAAGGCCACGGCCAGCCAGATGGCCGTTGGTCCGGCCACGCCCGCCGCGCGCAAGCCGAGGGCGGCCAGGATGGTTAGCAGCAGGGTCAGGCCCCGGCCCAGCAGGGGCAGGCGGCCCATGCTCGCGGGGCGTTTTTGCCCGTCCTTGTCCGCCAGCCGGGAGGAGGCGTCGTCCCAGGCGCCGATGTAGCACAGGTGGGAGCACCAGGCCGGACCCAGCAGCACCACGGACGAGGCGAAGAGGATGGCCATGAAGAAGCCGTCCCCCCGGAAGAGGGGGCCGCCCAAAATGAGCGCGGGCACTGGCAGGTGCAGCTGCCCGGTCATGAGGAATGATTCCGCCCCGGCCAGCCCTAGGGCGAGTTGGCCGAAAAAAACCAGGGAGAAGAAGCCCCAGAATACAGGGCGCAGTTTGGCGTGGCGGGCGGGGTCCAGCACGTGTCCGGTCAGCCAGGAGGCGTACAGGGCCAGCAGGCCGATCTCAAACCGTCCCCAGCCGGGCAGGAAGCGGTCGGCCAGCAGCACTTCGAACGGGGCCATGGCGCGGGAGACGTCCAGTAGAAGGAACGTCAGCAGGAAGGCGGAGGCTCGTGCCCAGGCGCGTCCGTCCGGACGGCCGAAGGCGCGATGGCCCAGCGGGGAGAGCAGGGCCAGCAGGGCGGCCGCGTCCAGCAGGAAAACCCCGCCCAGAATGGCGGCCATGCGGCCCCAGTCCTGGCCCAGCATGCGGCGCACCGAGGTCAACTCCACCGCGGTGTCAAGCCAGACGAACAGCCCCCAGGCCAGGGCCGCGGCCAGCACGGGGCGCAGCCAGGGCCGCCGCATGACGACGGCCGCAGATAAAAGGAGCATGCAGGCGGTCAGGCCGGGATCGCCCCAGCGCAGGGCGTGGGCTCCGAAGAGCAGGCAGGAGAGGAGTGCGGGAAGGCGGACGATCAGGGTCATGGGGGGAGTCTGCCTCCCCCCGTGGCCCTGTGGTTTGACCTGGGTCAAATCACTTCATGTATTTCAGGAAGGGGTCGTCCGGCGTAAGCACGTAGGTGGTGCCGTTGGACATGGCCTTGCGGTAGGCCTCCAGCGAGCGCTGGAAGTCGTAGAAGTCCGGGGCCTTCTTGAGCGCGCCCGCGAAGATGCGGATGGCCTCGGCGTCGCCCTCGCCGCGCAGGACCTCGGCCTGGCGCTTGGCTTCGGCGATGAGGATGGTGCGCTTCTTGTCGGCCTGGGCGCGGATTTTGGCCGCTTCCTCCTGGCCCTCGGAGCGGTAGCGCTTGGCCTGGCGTTCACGTTCGGCCCGCATGCGTCCGAAGATGGCCTGCTCGTTCTCGGAGGGCAGGTCGGTGCGCTTGATGCGCACGTCGATCACTTCGATGCCGAATTCGGCCACCAGTTTGTTGGCCTTGCCAGTGACTTCCTGCATGATCTCGCCGCGTTTCTCGGCGACGATTTCGATGAGGGTGTACCGTCCCAAGGCCGCGCGCAACTCGGAATAGATGATGTCGTCCAGGCGGGCCTGGGCGCTGGGGACGGTGCGCAGGGTGCGGTAGAACTCAAGCGGATCGACGATGCGCCAACGCGTGTAGTTGTCCACCACCATGTTCTTCTTGTCCTTGGTCAGGATCTCCGCGGGCTGGGCGTCGTAGTCCAGGATGCGGGAGTCGAAGAACATGGCGTTCT is a genomic window of Desulfohalovibrio reitneri containing:
- a CDS encoding 4Fe-4S binding protein — translated: MTLIVRLPALLSCLLFGAHALRWGDPGLTACMLLLSAAVVMRRPWLRPVLAAALAWGLFVWLDTAVELTSVRRMLGQDWGRMAAILGGVFLLDAAALLALLSPLGHRAFGRPDGRAWARASAFLLTFLLLDVSRAMAPFEVLLADRFLPGWGRFEIGLLALYASWLTGHVLDPARHAKLRPVFWGFFSLVFFGQLALGLAGAESFLMTGQLHLPVPALILGGPLFRGDGFFMAILFASSVVLLGPAWCSHLCYIGAWDDASSRLADKDGQKRPASMGRLPLLGRGLTLLLTILAALGLRAAGVAGPTAIWLAVAFGLAGVGVMLFASRRRGAMVHCSTYCPMGLAGNLLGKLSPWRMAMDENCTACGRCAKACRYGALEPYDIASRRPGLSCTLCGDCVSACRHGSMAYRAHFLSPASARAAFLVLAVSLHAAFLGLARI
- the hflC gene encoding protease modulator HflC, translated to MKKYAIVFAVLGALGAIALVQAAFTVQQTERAIVLQLGKPVAGPLGPGLHFKLPFVQNAMFFDSRILDYDAQPAEILTKDKKNMVVDNYTRWRIVDPLEFYRTLRTVPSAQARLDDIIYSELRAALGRYTLIEIVAEKRGEIMQEVTGKANKLVAEFGIEVIDVRIKRTDLPSENEQAIFGRMRAERERQAKRYRSEGQEEAAKIRAQADKKRTILIAEAKRQAEVLRGEGDAEAIRIFAGALKKAPDFYDFQRSLEAYRKAMSNGTTYVLTPDDPFLKYMK